The DNA segment AGATACGAAGGATGGAAAAATAGAAAGTGATATACAGCAgaactataattaataaaaggaAATTGATGTGGGAACAACTCCTGCTACCATTTGTTTGAAAACTCTCCTTGTGTGATTGTGGCTATCATCATCCTAACCAGATCCGATGATGATGTTGTTAATAGGAATGAAGATGAGCTTGACGAAGAAGCCAACGAATCCCATAACCGTAATTCCGATTGCAGTATGAACAGCAACCTTGAAATATTCTTTGCGATCGGGTTTATGACAGCGCTTGACGAGCCTTACGCTGTCCTTGGAGAACTCTCTCAGAGGTTCGAACACTGAATCAATGGCGTCCATTGTCAGTCTTGTGCTTTTGAATCTGAgattgaatttttattaaaagttgTTGTTTTGTTGTATGTAGAAGAATGATGTTACTTATTTATACTAATTActaa comes from the Arachis duranensis cultivar V14167 chromosome 7, aradu.V14167.gnm2.J7QH, whole genome shotgun sequence genome and includes:
- the LOC107458145 gene encoding protein transport protein Sec61 subunit gamma-like, producing MDAIDSVFEPLREFSKDSVRLVKRCHKPDRKEYFKVAVHTAIGITVMGFVGFFVKLIFIPINNIIIGSG